In Perognathus longimembris pacificus isolate PPM17 chromosome 23, ASM2315922v1, whole genome shotgun sequence, a single genomic region encodes these proteins:
- the Aven gene encoding cell death regulator Aven — protein MCCEHYLKIWDKRRDSFSQFRFAEEKEWEGDASCPKQNSALYVDSESLVRALQELPLSLRLNVAAELIQATVPLELPQVKPKRNDDGKRTGMQLRGSVSELRAPAVGCPRSLGRDGPLGGSQAAPDHLEEELDLLLNLDAPVKAGGSSPPARTQQDLKSENGEVAQKEKEPSVTEEKNTESEQPTTSKNVTEEELEDWLDSMIA, from the exons GGGACTCCTTCTCACAATTCCGGTTTGCTGAGGAGAAAGAATGGGAAGGTGACGCCTCATGTCCAAAGCAG AATTCAGCACTTTATGTGGATAGTGAGTCACTGGTTCGAGCCCTTCAAGAACTGCCTCTTTCACTCCGACTCAATGTTGCTGCCGAGCTGATCCAG GCTACAGTTCCTTTAGAGCTTCCTCAAGTGAAACCAAAGAGAAATGATGATGGCAAGAGAACAGGGATGCAATTAAGGGGCTCTGTTTCTGAGTTGAGAGCCCCTGCTGTTGGCTGTCCCAGGTCCCTGGGTAGAGATGGCCCCCTGGGGGGATCTCAGGCAGCCCCAGACCATTTGGAAGAGGAACTAGATCTGCTGCTGAATTTAGATGCGCCAGTGAAAGCAGGAGGGAGCAGCCCACCAGCCAGGACACAGCAGGACCTGAAATCTGAGAACGGGGAGGTGGCCCAAAAGGAAAAAG AACCATCTGTGACAGAGGAAAAGAACACAGAATCTGAGCAGCCAACTACATCAAAAAATGTTACCGAGGAAGAGCTGGAAGACTGGCTGGACAGCATGATCGCCTGA